In the genome of Nymphaea colorata isolate Beijing-Zhang1983 chromosome 9, ASM883128v2, whole genome shotgun sequence, one region contains:
- the LOC116259985 gene encoding transcription repressor OFP7-like, producing the protein MSRPIITKRKHAIASKSFPSFLHTKRVLRFFSFVCSQREREREMGKGLKLRISRVIPSFLSCRSKEAYSVPESPAPLVPTPGFGSSPASDDFIPTFPRAASLSPKQRSCFGVSQFRAAGEPRGRPDVKFIHDLDLLVVEDAGFRWKKEENWHVVSREDQTVRRKISISLSDKGDVCPPASPASPQNSSFMAQERRARSRGRGQRRKASSRAQRRSNSSADSGWFSSEEDETETLFSSKSFSSDSSDFFQNQLLTIQESPCGIKRSSGRRKPAKPRRGTARPASSPALTSGFRRILPWAFDGKVKESFAVVKRSRDPYHDFMKSMMEMITEKELFDARDLEQLLRCFLSLNAPHHHDVIVRVFSDVWDALFSNASPLE; encoded by the coding sequence ATGAGTCGACCAATAATTACAAAGAGAAAACACGCCATCGCTTCAAAATCTTTTCCCTCCTTCCTTCACACCAAACGCGTGTTACGATTCTTTTCATTTGTCTgctcacagagagagagagagagagagatggggaaaGGGCTGAAGCTTCGAATCTCTCGAGTCATCCCGTCATTCCTCTCATGCCGTTCGAAGGAAGCGTATTCGGTGCCGGAAAGTCCGGCTCCGTTGGTGCCCACGCCGGGATTCGGTTCGTCTCCGGCGAGCGACGACTTTATCCCCACCTTCCCCCGAGCCGCTTCTTTGTCCCCCAAGCAACGGTCCTGCTTTGGGGTCTCCCAATTCAGAGCTGCCGGAGAGCCAAGAGGCAGGCCCGACGTTAAATTCATCCACGACCTAGACCTGCTCGTCGTGGAGGATGCCGGTTTCCggtggaagaaggaagagaactGGCACGTCGTCTCTCGCGAAGACCAGACGGTCCGCCGGAAGATCTCCATCTCCTTGTCCGACAAGGGCGACGTCTGCCCTCCGGCTTCCCCGGCCTCCCCGCAGAACTCCAGCTTCATGGCCCAGGAGAGAAGGGCGAGGAGCCGGGGCAGAGGCCAGAGGCGCAAGGCTTCCTCGAGGGCCCAGAGGCGCAGCAACTCGTCGGCTGACTCCGGCTGGTTCAGCAGCGAAGAGGACGAAACAGAGACGCTCTTCTCCTCCAAAAGCTTCTCCTCCGACTCGTCAGACTTCTTCCAGAACCAACTATTGACAATCCAGGAGTCGCCCTGCGGGATCAAGAGGTCGTCGGGTAGGCGGAAGCCCGCCAAGCCCCGCCGCGGCACCGCCCGCCCTGCCAGCTCTCCGGCGCTGACGTCCGGTTTCCGGAGGATCCTGCCGTGGGCGTTCGACGGGAAGGTGAAGGAGAGCTTCGCCGTAGTGAAGCGGTCGAGGGACCCCTACCATGATTTCATGAAATCAATGATGGAGATGATCACGGAGAAGGAGTTGTTCGACGCCAGAGACCTGGAGCAGCTCCTCCGTTGCTTCCTCTCCCTGAACGCCCCCCACCACCACGACGTCATCGTTCGCGTCTTCTCCGATGTATGGGACGCTCTCTTCTCCAACGCTTCCCCGTTGGAGTAA
- the LOC116260148 gene encoding outer envelope pore protein 24A, chloroplastic: protein MKAAVKGKYESHGRPASATLAVNVSNVKLKATVTDATFISGPSFNGLSLSVEKPGAFIIDYDVPRKDARFQFMNSIRVFEKPLNLTYIHARGSGFTTLEGSLVFDPANKLSTNYVFGSGHCKAKYTFSHGGGVRTFEPCYDLMNNTWDFAASHKVFGGDVIKASYHTPKKLVGLEWSRDSKEMGSFKIFTSFSLADELKFPKIVAETTWNFETS, encoded by the exons ATGAAGGCCGCAGTGAAGGGGAAGTACGAGTCCCACGGGCGGCCGGCGTCGGCCACGCTCGCCGTCAACGTGAGCAACGTGAAGCTCAAGGCCACCGTCACGGACGCCACATTCATCAGCGGCCCCAGCTTCAACGGCCTTTCTCTCTCCGTCGAGAAGCCCGGCGCCTTCATTATCGACTACGACGTCCCCAGGAAG GATGCGAGGTTTCAATTCATGAACTCGATTAGGGTTTTTGAGAAGCCGCTGAATCTGACCTACATTCACGCTCGGGGCAGCGGGTTCACCACTCTCGAGGGCAGCCTCGTCTTCGACCCCGCCAATAAGCTCTCCACCAACTACGTCTTCGGTTCAGGCCATTGCAAGGCCAAGTACACCTTCTCCCATGGAGGAGGCGTCAGGACCTTCGAGCCCTGCTACGATCTCATGAACAATACGTGGGACTTCGCCGCCTCGCACAAGGTCTTCGGAGGAGACGTCATTAAGGCGTCCTACCATACGCCCAAGAAATTGGTCGGCTTGGAGTGGTCACGAGATTCTAAGGAGATGGGTTCTTTCAAA atattcacgtCATTCAGCTTGGCTGACGAGCTTAAATTTCCAAAGATAGTTGCAGAGACAACATGGAATTTTGAAACGTCTTGA
- the LOC116260147 gene encoding indole-3-pyruvate monooxygenase YUCCA6-like, protein MSGSEMKKAEAEPRRVYVPGPVIVGSGPSGLATAACLKGQGVPYLVLERENCIASLWNLKTYDRLRLHLPKFFCQLPHLPFPSDFPLYPTKEQFIHYLETYAQQFGIRPRFGECVTSAEFDAGTGFWKLKTAAGGEFICRWLVVATGENADPAVPSIPGIEEFQGRIVHTSQYKSGWEFQGQKVLVVGCGNSGMEVCLDLCDSGARATMVVRNTVHVLPRDIMGRSTFGLSAWLLRWIPLRVADRVLLFLSRFILGDTARLGMKRPEMGPLELKFTSGKTPVLDVGTLAKIKSGHIKVVPGLESLTPKGAKFVDGREEEYDSIILATGYRSNVPMWLMEGKFFSKKDGYPTTPFPNGWKGENGLYAAGFTKRGLVGASTDAVRVAQDIAQQWNQEAKYFTFPPSKKNI, encoded by the exons ATGAGCGGTAGTGAAATGAAGAAGGCCGAGGCCGAGCCGAGGCGCGTGTACGTGCCGGGCCCAGTGATCGTGGGCAGCGGCCCTTCCGGCCTGGCGACGGCTGCATGCTTGAAAGGTCAAGGCGTTCCCTACCTCGTCCTTGAGAGGGAGAACTGCATAGCCTCCCTGTGGAACCTCAAGACCTACGACCGTCTCCGGCTTCACCTCCCCAAGTTCTTCTGCCAGCTCCCTCACCTCCCCTTTCCCTCCGACTTCCCCCTCTACCCCACCAAGGAGCAGTTCATCCACTACCTCGAAACCTACGCTCAGCAGTTTGGTATTCGTCCAAGATTCGGCGAGTGCGTGACGTCTGCGGAATTCGACGCCGGAACTGGCTTTTGGAAGCTGAAGACTGCCGCCGGAGGGGAGTTCATCTGCCGGTGGTTGGTGGTTGCCACCGGCGAGAATGCCGACCCGGCGGTTCCGAGCATCCCGGGGATAGAAGAGTTCCAAGGAAGAATCGTCCACACGAGTCAGTACAAGAGCGGGTGGGAGTTTCAGGGACAAAAGGTGTTGGTCGTGGGGTGCGGGAATTCAGGCATGGAAGTCTGCCTGGATCTGTGTGACAGTGGTGCCCGTGCAACCATGGTGGTTCGCAACACT GTGCACGTTCTGCCGAGGGACATCATGGGGAGATCTACATTTGGTCTGTCGGCGTGGTTGTTGAGATGGATCCCGTTGAGAGTGGCTGATAGAGTTTTGCTTTTCTTATCAAGGTTCATACTGGGAGATACCGCAAGATTGGGAATGAAAAGACCGGAGATGGGGCCACTAGAATTGAAGTTTACTTCAGGGAAGACGCCGGTGCTAGATGTTGGTACACTTGCAAAGATAAAATCCGGCCACATTAAG GTGGTGCCGGGTTTGGAGAGCTTAACTCCAAAAGGTGCAAAGTTTGTGGACGGGAGGGAAGAAGAGTACGATTCAATAATATTAGCAACGGGCTATAGAAGCAACGTACCCATGTGGCTCATG gagggaaagttCTTCTCCAAAAAAGATGGCTACCCCACAACTCCATTTCCCAATGGTTGGAAGGGCGAGAATGGCCTCTATGCAGCGGGCTTCACAAAGCGAGGTCTGGTTGGAGCTTCAACGGACGCCGTGAGAGTAGCCCAAGATATCGCTCAGCAATGGAACCAGGAAGCCAAATATTTCACCTTTCCGCCCAGCAAGAAAAATATctga
- the LOC116261055 gene encoding protein RGF1 INDUCIBLE TRANSCRIPTION FACTOR 1-like, whose protein sequence is MPTRAQSPAWLCSLLAEKFFTPCLLHELAKKNEKNIFCLDCVAAICPHCLSLHRSHRLLQVRRYVYHDVIRLEDLEKLIDCAFVQAYTTNSAKVVFLNQRPQSRPFKGSGSICNTCKRSLQEPYHFCSLACKVEYLVRCEGSISRYLYDCAYLPLSDLGCGHQEGGLREMDDGQMTPSSILDGEISLRTSSSSGSSGNNGGTAGGATMICTATTEFVRRKRRSGGNSSHSRIAPAPPSVSSALPASSRRKGVPQRSPFF, encoded by the exons ATGCCGACTAGAGCTCAGAGCCCCGCTTGGCTGTGTTCCCTCCTCGCCGAGAAGTTCTTCACGCCCTGTTTACTTCACGAGCTCGCcaagaagaatgagaagaacATCTTTTGCCTCGACTGCGTCGCTGCCATCTGCCCCCATTGCCTCTCCCTGCACCGTTCCCACCGTCTCCTCCAG GTGCGTAGGTACGTCTACCACGATGTTATCCGGCTGGAGGATCTCGAGAAGCTGATTGACTGCGCCTTCGTTCAG GCGTATACCACCAACAGTGCAAAAGTGGTGTTCTTGAACCAGAGGCCCCAATCCCGGCCATTCAAAGGCTCGGGGAGCATCTGCAACACATGCAAGAGAAGTCTCCAGGAACCGTACCACTTTTGCTCCCTCGCCTGTAAG GTAGAGTACTTGGTGCGTTGCGAGGGGTCCATATCGAGGTACCTATACGACTGCGCGTACCTGCCGCTCTCGGACCTCGGCTGCGGCCACCAGGAGGGTGGTCTGAGGGAGATGGACGACGGCCAGATGACGCCGAGCTCCATACTCGACGGCGAGATCTCGCTCCGCACGTCGTCGTCGTCGGGGTCGAGCGGTAACAACGGCGGGACGGCCGGGGGAGCGACGATGATCTGTACGGCGACGACGGAATTCGTGAGGAGGAAGCGACGGTCCGGCGGCAATTCTTCGCATTCCCGAATTGCCCCCGCCCCGCCATCCGTTTCCTCCGCCTTGCCCGCTTCCAGCCGGAGGAAAGGCGTTCCCCAGCGGAGCCCATTTTTCTGA